In Oryza sativa Japonica Group chromosome 8, ASM3414082v1, the sequence GAATGAAGCTATACCTATAAATAGAGTGAGAAGATTCACTATTGTACAATTTAAAAAGAGAATGAGTAAGAAAGCATGTCACACCCTCATATCTTTGTGACTCCATTTTTGTAAGCATTATATAATCCCTCTTAAACTACTTTGTAGCATGAAGGGTTGCATAATACCTAATTTGTAGTAGGGGGAGTAGCATAATACGTTATCAGCATAAGTTCTATCAAAGACCGAGGAAGAACAACGGTAAGAACTCCTAGGTTTGTTTTGCATCTCGTTGATCTGATTGTGAAAACGAACTCATCTTTCTGTCATTGTTCCCTTTTTGTGACTCTCGACAAACACTGCCACTGTCGACTTGGAGTCACCAGTGCAAGCCGATTGGGGTATTCTCTCGGCAGTCGGCACTAACTATGGCTCCGCCACATCGGGCCGAACAAGGACAGGCAAAAGAGCCAGCCACCACGCACTAGCAGTCAACCTCCACGCCCGCCTCGTGCCTATTCTATGATAAGCGATGCAGCATGCAGCTGTCCACTGTTAGTAGTGATTTATTGTTTACTAGGCGTTTGAAATATATCTCCATTTGAAATGTCGATATATTCTATAACCCTTTCAAATGGCGACAGCAGTACAGTTTTGTGATATCTCAAAATGGGGAGTCTAATTTTGTTGTATTAACAAAAAATGGTAtagctaataaaaaaaactcgcataccTAATGCCATACATCCTCATTCGACATCAAGACAACCCAATGCTTAATGGAAAAATTTTGCAACCCCTGCTAGATACAACAAGATACGTATGTAGCAACAACAATGATTTGAGCTCCATGTTGCCTTACCTTGTTTCATCAACTTGCCTGACATGAGCAAATAATGACATTTTTGCCGCTAAGCCTGAAAGAAATATGAAAATAGCTAACCTCATCTAGGAGGAAAACTTACTTGTATCGATTGTAGTGCTGTTGGCATCTAACATTTGCGAGATCAGTGAAGAACTTCTCTAAACGTGGTACAAAATCCTGTCCCTAGCGTTTTGTGGAGATCGCAGAAGCAGCAAAACAATGGAGTTTGGCTGGCGTGACAGTGAGTGTGTTAGCTTATACTGCACCGATGGCGTCGGTCGTTTTCCTCTGTTTCGCGGGACATCGCCTTAATCTTCTTAGGTTTTCGGTGTATGTAATCTCGTCCTTGAAATCTTAATAATCCCTCCCTCCGAAAGTCTAAGGCTTATTTTATTCTTTGGTtttttccaaaagtctaagtcctatttgtagtcattatatgctaaattaaattgttgatggGAACCAAGAAGCCattttagtactccctccatctatttttgatagtcatatttccaaatctgaaaaaaattatttttgataggcatatttcaatccaacaacttatcatcttaatggtTTTCTTtgaatttaatgcgtgactctctattcttccacacaagattggctacatgagcatcgaaaaatgtaaatattaatgaatcgcttgttttacgaggaatgactaatacatgtttaaaaattcctatggaataggtaatcctatgcacattttggaggaaagttagcaagaggtccaacctcttggaaaaattcctttgagtctatctctctcatctgattcctgcgtttttcctatgatccaatcaaatggtcattcctatgtttttcctgtattttccaatcctctattttacacctacattcctatcagaatcctgtatttttcctattcctctgtttttccattcctacgattcaaaagGACCCTACACTATCGCAGGaatgagaaaacgtaggaatagaaaaaacgtaggattttgataggaatgtaagtgtaaaacagaggattgcaaaacacaggaatggccatttgattggaccgcaggaaaaacgcaagAATTAgaagagagataaagactcaaaggaaagtttccacGAGGTTCTATCTCATATTAGAATTCCTTCAAAACTTGCATGACattaggcattccataggaatttcataggattccataagatccattcctttgcttcaaagggctatataggataaatttctataggaatgaaatcctttaaaattcctatgaattttctttgaatcaaagggacCTAAATAAATAGTGAACACAATAAATTTGTTTATGCTCtgtatatactactagtagcagCATGAGTCGATATACAAAAGTTACAGGATTGCAAGAGCCGAGTCGCCGAGTCCTATACACAAAAAAATTGAGGTACAAGCAACCAAAATGGTTAGGTAAAGcaaaatatatgtatgtactCACTATTCTATACCACATTTCCCTCAGGTAAAACTATTAGTCCAACTAGAAAGGGCGCGGAGAATCCTGTAACAATATATTTTAACATTCAGTAAAGGATTAGACTTGATAAAATGTAGTGAACTTCACAAGATTCAATTAGAATGCAGTGTGTTCACTTACAGTGCATAATCAATGATTTTCAGGACAAGGTTGAGAGGACTGTCCAGTTGATCAATTAGCTTGCTTTAGTAGCTGAGAACATTATATAGAATCCATTTCTGACAAACTTGAAATCAATAAGCCCACACGCTCTGCAAAGATCTTCGAACTCCGCTTCTGATAAGAAGATATTACTGCCGGTAAATTGGCTGATGTACTGCAAGATAATTTCATGAGAAAAGTGTGATTGTGTGAAACAAAACAGATTCCAAAAGGTGATACTACAGATAGCAGGACCAGATACTCCATAGGTTAACTTAAATATGCTAATATCTACATGTTCAAGCATTAAAGGTTCACTCCAATTTTAAATAACTACCATCATTAGGAAGCAAATTAATTTAACTTCTTAAAACGAATCATCAGTCGTGGATAATTAGGTTCCAGTATTACCGGGCGTCCTATCCTCAATACCGGTACAGCTGGTGGAAGAATATCTGCAACGAAAGTGGAAGCAACGAAAACGCCCCCAGGTCTAAGGACTCGACTAATTTCTGCAACCtgaaaagaaagaagacaaTAATAATGTTACGCTTCCTCACAAGGTATCGATTGACAACTTGCTAAAAAGTATTTGTTGCTGGAGAAGTCTACATATTGTACATTCTACACACAGAAAAGCCACAAATAATGTACTGTGATTTTTCATAAACATGATTCCTTGTTCTTCAGTAAGTTATCAAGTGAACCTTAATACATGTGTAATAAGTACCCTGAGTAAGTTTTCATGTATCCTAGTGGTGGTTCATGTTTATCCTATGGTTAGTGCTTGTGTAATCACATACATGTGGCTATGGGAAGGTTGGAACCAAACAAGTATGAGCATTTTCTTGTTCTAGCACTATGTGCAATTTCAATGGGCTCTACAGATGGAATTAGACAAAAGAGAATATGCCATCCACGTGTATTTGAGTGCATAGAAGAACATCACTGAGGAAATGAGTAtggttttctgttttttttcttctgagaAAGACAAAGTCAGCAAATGCATAATATAGGAAACAACTCAAACAGCTTGTAGAACTCAACAATACTGAAAGACACAGTAAGGTCGTAAGAGTTTTTACAGACATAAAATTGTTATTCAAGTAGAAATCTTACAGCACAAGCTGGGGATGGCCAACAATGGATCGCAGCAGCTGCATGGACAGCATCAATTGAACCGCTCACAAAAGGGAGTCGGGATATATCAGCTCTCGCCAAGGCTAATGTCCTGAAACAGAAGTAATAAATAGCATTCAACGTTAGCATCAAGTATAGCATTCAACATTAGAAGAAATCAATAATGACGAAAAAATGCTATGAAGCATAAAAGACAATGCGAAGGACACAAATGAGTATTGCGACTTAATGAATTAAGCATGACAAAGGAATTACATACAAATGTTGGTGATTGGGGAACTGAGGACCATACTTATCTGAAATGTTTTCCTGCTTGACATATTCATTGCACTGCTTCAACATGTTCTCTGAGAAATCTAGTGCCACAACAAGAGAATATAGTTCACTCTTAACAAATAATCTTGAAAACAGGCCACTTCCACAACTTGCATCAACTATAATCCCTCCAGTTGTCGGTTTCAAATAAGTTTGAGCCATTTCAAACTGCAGTCGCGTTGCAATATTTTTCAGAAAGTGAAGAAATTATGCTTGCATGCACAAGATGATACATAAATGCTTTAATTATACCAAAGAAAATTGAACCTAATAAATTAACCATGGCTACAAGTTGTGTTCAGCACCAAGATTGATATTATAGGTAGAGAGTTTTGAGTACATCATCTCCTAAACTCAGCTGGTGGCTTACTTATTTAGTTTCCAGTGTTGAAAAAACGGGCTGGTTCCCAGTCCATCAGTTAACCCAACCACCTGATTGAGCTAGACCCAGTTTGGATGCAAATAGGACTTTTCTGGCTTGCCTTAACGAAAATGGTTGTGTGAACATTTGCGCATATATGTTGATCATATCCCTCTTAATATTTACCACACAAGTGTTTTGATTAGTTATAGCTATGTATTTCTAAAAAGCAAGAAAGAAGCTATGCAGCACATTTAATAATGATGGTCGCAAGATAGCTGTTTTACAAATGCAATAAAATCCTGAAGCATACAAAATAGTGAGTGGCATGACCTCTCTCTCTAGGCCTGGGAAACCACTCCAAATGAAATTTTGGCGCCATCCCCTCTCATAAAGAAATGATACCAGCGGAGTCCTGTTCCATAATCAACAGGAAATAAATAGTCTAAAGAGAAATAATCTATAAACAAGTATACCTATGTGAAAGACAGGCATATTTCATACCACATCTCCCAGATGGTCGAACATTTTCAAGGTTTCATAGAGGTGCAGAGGTTTCTTTCACTACATAACTACAGGCTACAGCCACAGACCACAAAGCATGATTTTGGCAGTTAATTGTAAACTCTCAAACAACTAATGCGAGATGCTTAGCTACATTCTGCCAACAATTCATAAGTCAGGAATACGTCAATTTAAGCACGATAGGTTTGGTTCCTCTCGTAATGTGATCTGTTCATCTAAGTTCACCAGCTTAACAAACTTCAGAAGACTCTGTTACCTGAAAACTTCAGTTGTCACTGTCGTGGATTCAGAGTACTCAGTAGAACCAACTGCTACAGTCATATCCCAGTAATCCCCTCTATTGGGATAAAATTTCTTGCAGGTAGAACACTCAAGACTAGAACTAGAAGCAGCACTGACCGGCCTGAAAAGATTCAACAAATTAACTATCAAACGGGGAAGCGAAGCGATTAGCATGCCTCGATATGCTGCTGATGTGAAAATGGAAAAATACCACTTACGCGGACTGATCGCTCGAGCTTATGAGGGGGTAGTAGCAGATTGGGCATGCCAGCTTTCTGAGCTTGTTCTCTGCCGCCGGTTCACGCTCCACCGAAGATTCCTGCGCAATCAATCGTTCATTCATAATTTGCAGTTAAACACATATTGCAGAGAAATTTCGCGTCCCGTCTCCAGCTCCTGGGACACGCGCAGAGCGCGTAATCCGAGGAGCACGCGCGCGCGAGTATCGAGCCCGCCACCCGTTCGACGGAATGCGTCAGAGGGCACGCTCACCTCGACGGCCTCGTCGGGGGCGGCGGTGACGAATTCGGGGGTGACGCTGGCGCGCAGGGCCGAGCGCGGGATGCCCTTCGCGGAGGCGGACGCTCcaggcgcgcgccgccgcgccgcggcgcaGGACAGCAGGCGGtgcccgccgcggccgccgcagaGCGCCACGGCGGAGCCTGCGGAGCAGCGCGACCACATCGCCGGCGACCGGGAGCCGaagcgccgcggcggaggaggaggcgaaggcgaaggtctGGAGATCGTAGGAGCGGGAGGAGGGGTGTGCGGCGCGCGGGGCTCCCACGATGCCCACGAACGGGAGGCTGTGGCCGACGAACAAACACAGTGGCCACGAACCGTCGCTCCTTTGCGCAGCGAGCGAGATGATATCTGAGCGGAGTGGTGCGGGCCGAATCCATTGGACGTATCCAGTCCAGAGGCCACCGTGTTGGGTTGGGTACTTGGGCTACCGGAGGAAAGAGTTCGGCCCACCTAAAGTTCGAGGAATAAGTTTACTTAAGGTCCCTTAATTTATCGCCGAGTCCGAAATTCAACCCTagaccgtaaaaccagatacaatTCATCCCCACTTACAAAACTTAGTACAAAAGAGCTCTCGGCAGTATTGTCCTTAATTTGCTCTTGCCAGCTAGCAGCGTGTTTGATGTATCGATGATTTGATACAATCCCAACTCGATATGATCATGCGGTGCTGTTCGCGATGTGGAAGCTCGGGGGCAAGTGCGTGTGCTCAAGAGCGACTGCAAGACAGTCATGGCGGCGTGCTCCTGCTGCTGCCACGCGATGGTGGAGAAAACGGACAATATGCCATTCTATATGATGCTTACCGGATAAAATGCCACTCGGTAAAATGTATCGGCCTATCGGACAATACGCGCTCGCTGCATGCCCCGTCCTCCTTTTCCCGCGTCGTCGCCTCTTCCTCTGGCCCATCATCCCCACCGCTGCTCACCCGCCCGTTCGCCACCTTGTCCTCCTTCCGCCACCGCCTCATGGCGAGGCCTCCGGCACCGCCCACCAGTCCACCCTAGATGCTCCCTTTCCCCCTCTCTTCACAGCCACAGCCAGGGGTATTTCGGGCATAAAAATGGTAAAAACTTTCCAAAGTGGCATTTCATCCGGTAGGCAACGTATTAAGTGGTATTTTATCTGATGCATTTTATTGAGTGGCATTTCATCGAAACCCCACATATAGCATACTATTCGTTTTCTCTGCAATGGTGGCCGCGTCATGCTACCTCTAGTGCACGCTGTGGAGTACCAGGCGCTTGCGCCGCCaccatgacgacgacgatgtggaggaaggaggaggaggagggccccTCCTCCACAGGAGGTGGGGATCGAGTACGGTGGCCGTTGCCGCCGGGAGAGGAGCGCGGCGACGGAAAGGGAATGGAGGAATCAAGACCAGATGCGGCGGTCTTTGCAGCGAGACTGACGAGCTTAGAGGAGAAGGCGGTGGCCAAGGCGAGGAGGAGCCACCATGGCCATGGGGAGAGCAGAGGGTGGAGACCAGATTGTTTTTTTCTAGATCAAACTATCACGTAAACGCCACATCAATGTTACGTGGGACGAAAACCTAGTCAatgagccacgtaggcgccac encodes:
- the LOC4345551 gene encoding uncharacterized methyltransferase At1g78140, chloroplastic isoform X1, with protein sequence MWSRCSAGSAVALCGGRGGHRLLSCAAARRRAPGASASAKGIPRSALRASVTPEFVTAAPDEAVEESSVEREPAAENKLRKLACPICYYPLISSSDQSAPVSAASSSSLECSTCKKFYPNRGDYWDMTVAVGSTEYSESTTVTTEVFRTPLVSFLYERGWRQNFIWSGFPGLEREFEMAQTYLKPTTGGIIVDASCGSGLFSRLFVKSELYSLVVALDFSENMLKQCNEYVKQENISDKTLALARADISRLPFVSGSIDAVHAAAAIHCWPSPACAVAEISRVLRPGGVFVASTFVADILPPAVPVLRIGRPYISQFTGSNIFLSEAEFEDLCRACGLIDFKFVRNGFYIMFSATKAS
- the LOC4345551 gene encoding uncharacterized methyltransferase At1g78140, chloroplastic isoform X2, with product MWSRCSAGSAVALCGGRGGHRLLSCAAARRRAPGASASAKGIPRSALRASVTPEFVTAAPDEAVEESSVEREPAAENKLRKLACPICYYPLISSSDQSAPVSAASSSSLECSTCKKFYPNRGDYWDMTVAVGSTEYSESTTVTTEVFRTPLVSFLYERGWRQNFIWSGFPGLEREFEMAQTYLKPTTGGIIVDASCGSGLFSRLFVKSELYSLVVALDFSENMLKQCNEYVKQENISDKYGPQFPNHQHLTLALARADISRLPFVSGSIDAVHAAAAIHCWPSPACAVAEISRVLRPGGVFVASTFVADILPPAVPVLRIGRPYISQFTGSNIFLSEAEFEDLCRACGLIDFKFVRNGFYIMFSATKAS